One Pleurocapsa sp. PCC 7327 DNA segment encodes these proteins:
- a CDS encoding TIGR02450 family Trp-rich protein, with protein MANKQKFPYLLGSKWTAKQTTWGWRHFQVINRRDRGQWVFAEMVASCDPNVRFWINAKQLQDKSLWQAGWQTLAEMNRLEEIEGI; from the coding sequence ATGGCAAACAAACAAAAGTTTCCTTATTTATTGGGATCGAAGTGGACGGCGAAGCAAACGACTTGGGGATGGCGACATTTTCAAGTAATTAACCGCAGAGATCGAGGGCAATGGGTTTTTGCTGAAATGGTCGCTTCCTGCGATCCGAACGTTCGCTTTTGGATTAATGCCAAACAGCTCCAAGATAAATCCCTTTGGCAAGCCGGTTGGCAAACTTTGGCAGAAATGAATCGATTGGAAGAAATAGAAGGTATTTAG